In the genome of Streptomyces lydicus, the window GATCGGCTGGAAGCGGCGCTCCAGGGCCGCGTCCTTCTCCAGGTGCTTGCGGTACTCGTCGAGCGTCGTGGCACCGATGGTCTGCAGCTCGCCTCGCGCCAGCATGGGCTTGAGGATGCTGGCGGCGTCGATCGCGCCCTCGGCGGCGCCCGCACCCACGAGGGTGTGGAGCTCGTCGATGAACAGGATGATGTCGCCGCGGGTGCGGATCTCCTTGAGCACCTTCTTGAGGCGCTCCTCGAAGTCACCGCGGTAGCGGGAGCCGGCGACCAGGGCACCGAGGTCGAGGGTGTAGAGGTGCTTGTCCTTGAGGGTCTCGGGCACCTCGCCCTTGACGATGGCCTGCGCCAGGCCCTCGACGACCGCCGTCTTGCCGACGCCGGGCTCGCCGATGAGGACCGGGTTGTTCTTGGTACGGCGGGACAGGACCTGCATGACCCGCTCGATTTCCTTCTCGCGCCCGATGACCGGGTCGAGCTTGGTCTCGCGAGCGGCCTGCGTCAGGTTGCGGCCGAACTGGTCCAGGACGAGGGAGGTCGAGGGAGTGCCCTCGGCGGGGCCGCCGGCGGTGGCGGCCTCCTTGCCCTGGTAGCCGGACAGCAGCTGGATGACCTGCTGCCGCACGCGGTTGAGATCGGCGCCCAGCTTCACCAGGACCTGGGCGGCGACGCCCTCGCCCTCGCGGATCAGGCCGAGCAGGATGTGCTCCGTACCGATGTAGTTGTGGCCGAGCTGGAGGGCCTCGCGGAGCGAGAGCTCCAGGACCTTCTTGGCACGGGGGGTGAAGGGGATGTGCCCGGACGGGGCCTGCTGGCCCTGCCCGATGATCTCCTCCACCTGCTGGCGGACCGCCTCGAGCGAAATCCCGAGGCTCTCCAGGGCCTTAGCGGCGACACCCTCACCCTCATGGATCAGGCCCAGGAGGATGTGCTCGGTGCCGATGTAGTTGTGGTTGAGCATCCGGGCTTCTTCCTGAGCCAGGACGACAACCCGCCGCGCACGGTCGGTGAACCTCTCGAACATCGTTAATCGCTCCTCAGAGCGGTCAGGCAGTTAGGGGTCGGTCCCCTCCCTGTCCTTCCGCATGCTAGTCCCGCGGGGCGGGACAGCTCATTCCAACTGCCGACACCCGTCCGGATCACCCCCGCTCCGGCGGGGAAATTTACTGCCGAACAGCTGACATCTGCTCCAACTCGATGGTGCGAGACGATGTTCCCGCAGGCCAGGCATATACGCCCTCTGCCACTACGCCCGTGGCGAACGCGCCCTGTACCGACACGCCGTCCGCCGCCGGCCGTCAGCCGGGGAGAAGCGCCTCGGGCGCCGGTCACACCGTCTCTTCCCACTGAGACTGTCTTACCCGCAGGCACGGACACTCCATGCGGCGCGGGGCCCTTCCATCCGCTACGGGCGAACATCCGCACGCCACCGGATACCCCCTCACGCCCCCTCGCCCGGGCACGGTGCGTATCCACATCTCCACCCAGCGTAACTTCCGGGGTCTCCGGGAGTTGCACCGGGCATGGCTCGCGTGCTTCCGCGCCCCCGCACTCCCCTCGCCCCCCGCGCCTCGGTGCGCCGCCGGTACGAGGAGGAGCTGGGCTGGCCGACCACCGGCACGGAGCCGGTGGAGCTGCTGACGGGGCTGCGCTTCGATGTCCTGGAGATGCCGGCCGATGCGGGAGGTGCCGTATTGCAGCGACTACCACGCACCGGCCCGGTGGCGCTCCTCCGAGCCCGATGCGGCGGGAATCAACCGGGTGATCGGCCGAAATTGCTCATGCTCATCGAGGCCGGCGGTGCGGAAGAACTTCCGGGAATCCTGGAATGGCTGGAGTGGGGCACACTCGCAGCGGATCTCACGACCCGGGGCACCGGCGACCGGATGCCCGCACCGGCGTTCTGGGGCGGCACGGCACCGTCATACGGATTTGGCTCTCGGGAGGCCGCGACGTGGGTGCGGCCTCCCCGGCCCGGGTACGAGGCGGAGAATTCCCTGCCCACCACGGGGTCGGGAGCAGGAATCGGGGACGTTGGGGGCGCCCCCGACCTCGTACGGCTCGTGAGCGCGGCAGCGACCGAGTGCCACCGTGCCCGGTTGTGGCGTGCTCGTAATGCCCAATCGGACCGCGAGTACGGCGATCAGCCGTTGGCCTTCTCGAATGCCTCACGAATGTCGGCGGGGACGCGGCCACGGTCATTGACGTTGTAGCCGTTCTCCTTGGCCCAGGCGCGGATCTTCGCGGTGTCCTGGCTGCCACCGGAAGCCGCCGCACGCGACTTGCCACGGCCCGAAGAAGCGCGGCCACCGGTACGGCGACCCGCCTTCACGAAGTCGGCAAGCGAGTCGCGCAGCTTCTGCGCGTTGCCGTCGGAGAGGTCGATCTCGTAGGACTTGCCGTCGAGAGCGAACGTCACCGTCTCGTCCGCCTCGCCACCGTTGAGGTCATCGACAAGAAGAACCTGAACCTTCTGTGCCACCGGTTTCCCTTTCATCGAATGCGGATTACGACGGAAAGCAAACCGCTTTTCCGGGAAAAACACAAACCCTTGGGTACGGTTCACTTGCCCGCAGACCGGGGAACGCATGCTTCCGTAGCCATGAGATAGGGGAGCGATTCGGACATAGAACACCCATCACAGGTGCAGAAGCATCCGACTGTTACCCAGGGTGTTGGGCTTCACTCGTTCGAGACCCAGGAACTCCGCAACGCCCTCGTCATAGGAACGCAGCAGCTCGCTGTAGACATCACCGTCTACCGGAGCTTCGCCGATCTCCACGAAGCCGTGCTTGGTGAAGAAGTCGACTTCGAAGGTGAGACAGAAAATGCGCCGTACTCCGAGCCAGCTCGCAGTGCGCAGCAGCTTGTCGAGCACTTGGTGGCCGACGCCCGATCCCTTCATCCGCGGATCCACCGCCAGGGTGCGGACCTCCGCGAGGTCTTCCCACATGACGTGGAGCGCTCCGCAGCCGACCACCTCGGCGTCTTCGTCGCGCTCCGCCACCCAGAACTCCTGGATGTCCTCGTAAAGCGTGACGGTGGCTTTGTCGAGCAGGATCCCGTCACGTGAGTAGGAGTCGATGAGGCGGCGTACGGCCGGTACATCGGCGGTCCTGGCACGGCGGACGGTGAGCCCTTTTGAATGCGGAGGCATGCCGGGACGCTATCGCCCGTTGCCGGTGGCACTCGCCCCGGGTTCATCCCCTTCGGCCGGTCCGGCTTCACCGGCGCCTTCCGGTGCCGCTTGGGCTCCTTGCGCTCCGGCTTCTTGCGCTCCGGCTTCTTGTGCTCCGGCTTCTCCCGCGGGCGCGGTCTCTTCCGGCTGTGGTGCCTGTTGTTCCGCGTCTTCCGCCGGTGCGTCGACTTGCACCATCCGTACGGCATCCCGCAGGGCATGCCGCTGTTCCGGGGACATCATGCCGAAGAAGGCCACAAGAGCGGCCGCGGGGTTGTCGCTGGCGGACCACGCTTCGTTCATCAGTGCGGCCGCGTAGGCGGCACGAGTGGAGACCGCCTCATATCGATAGGCGCGGCCTTCGGCTTCGCGGCGCACCCAGCCCTTCTGGTGGAGGTTGTCCAATACGGTCATGACCGTGGTGTAGGCGATCGACCGTTCCTTCTGCAGATCTTCCAGGACTTCTCGAACGGTGACCGGGCGGTTCCACTCCCAGACCCGCGTCATGACCGCGTCTTCCAGATCACCCAAGCGTCTCGGCACACAAGAACAATAGTGGGAGATGTCGCGAATGCCCGTTGATCTTGTGGCGTTTGGACCGGAAAAGGGGGCACGGCCCGGGAGAAACCCTCCCGGGCCGTGCGGTGTGTGCGAGCCGCCGAACGGGCGGCGGGCGGCTCAGGCGCCGTGCGCCGTGGGCTCCTGGCCGGCGGACTCGGCGCGGGCCAGCACGGCGTCCGCGGCGGCGTCCTCCTTGGCCTTGTTCGCCCCGCCCTGGCTCTTGACGATCGTCACGATCAGGGCGGTGAAGGCCACGGCCATCACTACGGGCGGGAGCAGCGCTGCGACGTAATCCATGGCGTTCGGCCTCCTTTGGGGCGGGGAGTCCAGAGTACGCAGCCCTCAGGCGGTGCGGCTCTCGGGGGGCCGGGCGGGCCTGCGGCGGGGCGGGAACACCTCGCCCGGTGTGGGGATCGGCCGGTCCCGCCGCGGAGTCTTCGGCCGCGGCGACGGCGCGGGCTCCGGTTTGCGCTCCGGCTCGGGCTCCCGCTCGGGCTCCGGCTCCCGCCCGCCGCGCACTGCCGACCGGCCGCCCGGCAGTGCGCGGAGCCGGGTGCGCACGGACTGTTCGGCCAGCCGCTCGCAGTGCCGCAGGAGGGCGCCGCGGCGTTTGCGCTCGGCCGGGCCGGCGGGCCCTGCCCGCAGCGAGCGCAGGGCGACGAGGTCGTCGGGACCGGGAACATGGCCGGCCGCCAGCGCCTCGGTCAGCTGCGCGAGGTACCCGGCGGCCGAGCCGGGCAGGGCTTCGCGATACCGGGCGAGGTCGGCGAGCAGGAAGGCACGCAGCCGGCCGCCTTCGCGGACCGCCTCGTCGACCGCCTCCGCCAGCCGGAGATATTCCTGGATGTCCTGTGACCACTCGGTGCCGGGGGCGCCGAGCGGAGCGGGGTGGGACGTCGTCTGCAGGGCATGGGCGAGGGCGCGACGGAGCACACGCAACTCATCGGCGCTGAACGCCATGCCGCCGCGGGTTCCGTTTGGCATTGGCATGTGGCGACTTTACGACCGATTTCGACAAAAGCCGCTTAATTCGTGAACGGTGGCGCGGCAGCGAGCCGCACCACCGCGCACCCGGCGCCGGAAAGGCTTCCGCGGGCCGGGCGAGGCGCGTCCACGACCGGGCCGGGCGGGTCCACATCCGGGCCGGGCGCGTTCACTTTCGCGCCCGGTGCGTCCCCGTCCGGGCCGGGCGCGCTACGACCGGGCGATGTTCCGCTCGTAGACCAGCCGCAGGCCGATGAGGGTGAGCCAGGGCTCGTGCGCGTCGATCACCGATGACTCGCCGAGCACCATCGGCGCCAGCCCGCCGGTGGCGATCACGGTCACCTCGTCCGGGTCCTCGGCCAGCTCGCGCGCCATCCGCTGCACCACGCCGTCGACCTGGCCCGTGAAGCCGTAGAGGATGCCGGACTGCATGGCCTCCACGGTGTTCTTGCCGATGACGCTGCGCGGCCGGGCGAGTTCGATCTTGCGGAGCTGGGCGCCCTTGACGCCCAGCGCGTCCACCGAGATCTCGATGCCCGGAGCGATCACGCCGCCGACGTACTCGCCGCGCGCGCTGACCGCGTCGAAGGTGGTGGCCGTGCCGAAGTCGACGACCACCGCCGGGCCGCCGTAGAGCTCGACGGCCGCCAGGGCGTTGATGATCCGGTCGGCGCCGAC includes:
- a CDS encoding BlaI/MecI/CopY family transcriptional regulator, which codes for MTRVWEWNRPVTVREVLEDLQKERSIAYTTVMTVLDNLHQKGWVRREAEGRAYRYEAVSTRAAYAAALMNEAWSASDNPAAALVAFFGMMSPEQRHALRDAVRMVQVDAPAEDAEQQAPQPEETAPAGEAGAQEAGAQEAGAQGAQAAPEGAGEAGPAEGDEPGASATGNGR
- a CDS encoding type III pantothenate kinase, with the translated sequence MLLTIDVGNTHTVLGLFDGEEIIEHWRISTDARRTADELAVLLQGLMGMHPLLGDDLGDGIEGISICSTVPSVLHELREVTRRYYGDVPAVLVEPGVKTGVPILMDNPKEVGADRIINALAAVELYGGPAVVVDFGTATTFDAVSARGEYVGGVIAPGIEISVDALGVKGAQLRKIELARPRSVIGKNTVEAMQSGILYGFTGQVDGVVQRMARELAEDPDEVTVIATGGLAPMVLGESSVIDAHEPWLTLIGLRLVYERNIARS
- a CDS encoding SCO3374 family protein — its product is MARVLPRPRTPLAPRASVRRRYEEELGWPTTGTEPVELLTGLRFDVLEMPADAGGAVLQRLPRTGPVALLRARCGGNQPGDRPKLLMLIEAGGAEELPGILEWLEWGTLAADLTTRGTGDRMPAPAFWGGTAPSYGFGSREAATWVRPPRPGYEAENSLPTTGSGAGIGDVGGAPDLVRLVSAAATECHRARLWRARNAQSDREYGDQPLAFSNASRMSAGTRPRSLTL
- a CDS encoding histone-like nucleoid-structuring protein Lsr2 translates to MAQKVQVLLVDDLNGGEADETVTFALDGKSYEIDLSDGNAQKLRDSLADFVKAGRRTGGRASSGRGKSRAAASGGSQDTAKIRAWAKENGYNVNDRGRVPADIREAFEKANG
- a CDS encoding amino-acid N-acetyltransferase, giving the protein MPPHSKGLTVRRARTADVPAVRRLIDSYSRDGILLDKATVTLYEDIQEFWVAERDEDAEVVGCGALHVMWEDLAEVRTLAVDPRMKGSGVGHQVLDKLLRTASWLGVRRIFCLTFEVDFFTKHGFVEIGEAPVDGDVYSELLRSYDEGVAEFLGLERVKPNTLGNSRMLLHL